A stretch of Pecten maximus unplaced genomic scaffold, xPecMax1.1, whole genome shotgun sequence DNA encodes these proteins:
- the LOC117319736 gene encoding uncharacterized protein LOC117319736 — MEDMSNEEIGKLLDIFKTLKSKPNVDSVENFQKWMSEHSQHIQAQEGADSKEAVQEEVKTRYPSSSMQHFPKISPFSGDDKKETTYDVWRSQVECIIKEGHPQQTVSQAIRRSLKGEALRVRSRLPPEAGVGEILAKMDSVFGIVEQPEMLLANFFSAKQEPSETVSAWSCRVEDLFTKAADANNIPLSKQDTMLRTVFWSGLNGRLKDATGHLYILPGSFDSLRIAIRRVEQDHTGRAEEKGKQPTPKPGKSAVVVETKEPVSRTEMDEIKGMINQLSVDFKTLGQNQQGKNPYPRQNKFKGKQSGKSEYEKSGQETRSEPTCYRCGREGHISRGCRALTDHQGKPLNGQGPGVQGKRLA, encoded by the coding sequence ATGGAAGATATGTCGAATGAGGAGATAGGTAAGCTCCTTGATATTTTTAAGACTCTTAAGAGTAAGCCGAACGTGGATTCTGTAGAGAATTTTCAGAAATGGATGTCGGAACATAGTCAACATATACAGGCCCAAGAGGGAGCAGATTCCAAGGAAGCTGTTCAGGAGGAAGTGAAGACACGGTACCCATCCTCGTCTATGCAGCACTTCCCGAAGATCTCCCCATTTTCTGGAGATGACAAGAAGGAAACTACTTATGATGTATGGCGAAGCCAGGTAGAATGCATCATCAAGGAAGGTCATCCACAGCAGACAGTATCCCAGGCCATTAGAAGGAGTCTGAAAGGGGAAGCCCTCAGAGTAAGGTCACGACTCCCACCAGAGGCTGGCGTAGGGGAAATTTTGGCCAAGATGGATAGCGTGTTCGGCATTGTGGAGCAGCCAGAGATGCTCTTAGCTAATTTCTTTAGTGCCAAACAGGAGCCTTCTGAGACTGTATCAGCCTGGAGTTGCAGAGTCGAGGACTTGTTTACCAAGGCTGCCGATGCAAACAACATACCCCTTAGCAAGCAGGACACGATGTTGAGGACAGTTTTCTGGTCTGGGCTGAACGGACGACTAAAGGATGCCACTGGACATCTATACATTCTTCCCGGAAGTTTTGACAGCCTCAGGATAGCCATCCGCCGAGTTGAGCAGGACCATACAGGCAGAGCAGAGGAGAAAGGGAAACAGCCAACGCCCAAACCTGGCAAGTCAGCAGTGGTAGTTGAGACTAAGGAACCAGTATCCAGGACGGAGATGGACGAGATCAAAGGAATGATTAACCAACTGTCTGTTGATTTTAAAACTTTGGGACAGAATCAACAAGGAAAGAATCCTTATCCAAGACAGAACAAGTTTAAGGGAAAGCAATCTGGAAAGTCAGAGTATGAAAAGTCCGGTCAGGAGACGAGGAGTGAGCCAACCTGTTACCGCTGTGGAAGGGAAGGTCATATCAGCAGGGGTTGCAGGGCACTTACTGACCACCAGGGGAAACCTTTAAATGGACAGGGGCCAGGAGTGCAGGGGAAACGCTTGGCCTGA